Genomic window (Megamonas funiformis):
CATCTTTAATTTTCATATCATTTATCATTAGTATTTAATGATAAATGATGTTTCTTCAACACAGTCAATTTCTGTGTAATCAATATTATCAACTTTAATAATAAAGTTACCTTTTTTTATAGTAGCAAATAACTGATCTAATTTATCTGGATTGCCTTGTGCTTCCATTTCTACAGTTCCATCTGCCATATTTTTTACCCAGCCAGTAATACCAAGTTTACTTGCATTGTCCACAACAAAAACACGAAGACCTACGCCTTGTACATTGCCTGTGATTACTGCTTTGTAACGTTTAATCTGTTCCACAAAAAAACACTCCTTATTTTTTTATATCAATAAATATATACTTAAGATATAAATATATATCACTGATTTAAATTTAGTATAGTTTATTTTTTTTTCAAATACAAGTACATCTATTATTAATTTTTCTTATATATTTTTTTGATTTAATAAAATTTAACATATCGTTTATATAAAAAATTTTTATACCAAAGATATGACTCTTACTTGTTTATTTATAATTTATACTATATAATCAGTATATTAATGGCTTGTGCCAATTAAATACAATTTATT
Coding sequences:
- a CDS encoding acylphosphatase, which produces MEQIKRYKAVITGNVQGVGLRVFVVDNASKLGITGWVKNMADGTVEMEAQGNPDKLDQLFATIKKGNFIIKVDNIDYTEIDCVEETSFIIKY